The Symphalangus syndactylus isolate Jambi chromosome 6, NHGRI_mSymSyn1-v2.1_pri, whole genome shotgun sequence genome contains the following window.
CCTCATCATGTCTGGGTGCAGGCAGTAGGAGTGAGAAAGAACATTGGATTTGCAGATAGGTAGCCTCTTAAtaagaaagggaagagggaaaagggTGATGAAGCTTCGAGCAGCTGCACCTAAACCCATTGCAGCAATGACTTCAGTGGTGAGCACAGTTGCATAGCACAAGGGGTCACAAATGGCCACATAGCGGTCAAAACTCATGGCCAGCAGAATACCTGATTCCATCATGGAGAAGAAGTGAATAAGAAACATCTGAATTAGACAGGCATCAAAAGCGATGTTGCGGGCATTGAGGCAGAAGGTTCGGAGTACAGTGGGCAGTGTGGCCATGGATATGGCCACATCACTGAAGGACAACATGGACAGGAAGTAGTACATGGGCTCATGGAGGCTGGGCTCCACTCGCACAGCCTGCAAGATCACTGTATTTCCTGCAAGGGCCACAGCATACATCACACAGAGGGTCCCTGCCAGCCAGGAGTGAGAGCTCTCCAGACCAGGGATACCAGTCAGGAGGAAGAATGCAGGGTGAGTGACATTCAACAACCCCATAGCAAAACAAACTTAGGGTACTTTTCAGAGTCAGATCTTCTGACTTGGAGAATTCTAACAGTTGCACTTGCTGGAGGACAAGAAATCAGGAAATAAGAGACAAAGCGATGATGTTGACATAAATGGAAACTGATGCATTCATGAAATCACTGCTTTTGAGATGATGCAGGCAAactttttcttcatatttgaTGATGATCAGGCTGCAGGCTGAGCTAATATTTCCCTCTGTTTTATGAAGAAGGAAGACATTGACAAATACTTCAATAATAGAAATTagttaaaaggaaaatgtttaaactacatttctacaactttcatatattttggagGCATCATTCAATAGAAATATGCTAACTACAATTCATAGCCACAAGAGAAGAAAGTCAAGAGTTTGTGTTATCAGTAGCActtggaaatatttaaatattttcttgaaaatattgcTTAATTCGTATGTGTCACTAATTAATGACTTTCCCAGAGCAAGTTTGTATCATGTTGTGTGCTTGGATGGAGAGGGAAAAGGACAGTGGGGTGTGGAGGTAATTGACTGCCTCCAGAGGCAGTCATGAGCTTTTCGTTGGCAGAGTTACTGCaaaaaagcaacaacagaaaCAACATATATTTGTGCAAAGGCACAAGGCTGTATCTGTTTCTGgaaaaattatgtatttgtccTTAAATATTCTATAGGCACACTAGCATTTGGTGTGGGAGAGCATTGTTCCTAATAGAAACTTACATACCCTCACATGTTAGATGTACTCTCAAAATACCCATTAGTCACAAGGACACATTAATGTACCTTCACAACAGGTAGTAAGAAAGCTCATTCATACTCTAACAAGACGCTCATTCACATACTCTCTCCATATCTCATAAAGTCACTCTTGTTGTGCAAATATATTCACACAGTCCCTCTTGGTCTTTATACCATTTAACATGCAGATCTTGTCCTCATACTCTCAGTCTGCACTGACATATGCAGcatttatacatgtatacacactcaTAGACACATAGATTTGTATACTCACACAACACTTTATCTACATGCTTGGGGACTGCCCACTGATATTAATGTACTAGCCCACACAAGAACTTTTTAAACTCTTAATGGCTTGTATTTATGTACCATTTTTCTTATGCTGGCATTCACATATTATTTCCTACAGCCATTTCTCTGTCACAGTGATTGTATTGTTCTCTTTTTGGCACACTTTTGTGTTCATTGCCTCATTGTGGACGAGGATACAGAAGGCTAGAAGGCTTTTCACTAAGCAGACATTTCAAGCTAATAGGGCACCCTCCTTTTAGAGAAGGACCCCAGAATTACATACCgctgtttttcctttctctttcctctccaacCTCTAACAAAGCAAGGCCAGACCATGCTCTCAGAGTTCTTTCTGATGGGAATGAAGGAGAAAGGGGACCCAGGAACATGAGGTATCTAAAAGTAACAGAGGTTGTGGAATGGGGTGCAATGAAGCATTGTCACCCcaggaatcatttttaaaatatccccagCAATACATAACTCACAGGTACTATGGTTTCCGGCAAGGCAGTGGCTGTCCCTCCATGTTTATACTGAGTATGTCCCTTCTGGTCTTAGAGCGCAGTCTGCGTATGCTTGTGTCTCTTCAAGAACTCTGATTACTTGGGATCCAGGACTGATGTTTGTCTCTTATTTCTCTCATTTGACTACACTCTCATTCTTCATATAAAGTCTTGTAGAAAGTAATCACAATACGTAGAAGAGAACGAAGGCAATGTAAAAGTAacagagaagggagaagaaaacaggctgaaagcaGGATTTTGTTGAGGGCAAGGCCAAAGCCATGCTGGGTCTGGGGACTTATGCTTTAGTATTTGTAGAAGAAAGACTGCCTGACTGTTCCAGAATTATATCCCTTCCCATACCTTGGGGATCGCtaattttgtgggttgtctggaCAGATAGGCATAAAGTAatactgagaaagaaaatgaatacttATTGAACACATGTGATATGTCAGGTACTCTGCAAagaactttacatttattttctcatttaatacttAACAGATATGGACACTGAGACCCAGTGAGATGAGCTTTCCTCACAGTTTATGGAGACCAGGTgataaaacattaatttaaagACTTTTAagactcttctctctctttttttcttttttttttactttaagttctgggatacatgtgcagagcatgcaggtcatgtcctttgcagggacatggatgaggctggaagccatcatcctcagcaaattaacacaggaacagaaaaccaaacaacacatgctctcactgataagtgggagttgaacagtgactCTCTTCTCTCTTACCAAGGTCTTCGAAGTATCATTAAGGCATTGGAGAGgaagtttaaaaggaaaatagaggAATGCACTTCTGAACAAAGATTTCACGGGTACCCTTAAACAAAGTGAGTGGCTAAAGGCAGATACATaggaaaaaattatacaaaagtaCCTGTCTCCAAGGCCGAACACAAATTCTCCTATTCCTGGAACTAGAACCTTGAGATTTCTGAAACCATGTAAGAACCAGGCGGTTTAGAATAAAGTATCCTGAGGGTGTCAGGAGTCCTGACTCTGGCTCTGGAAGGTACTGGCTGTATAAGCATAGaaaaatccatttatttttttagacctgtgtcttattttcattcattcattcattcattcattcattcattttatttatttgagactgagtcttgctccatcatccagggtggagtgcagtggtgcaaacttgcctcccaagttcaggtgattctcgtgccccaacctccccagtagctgggattacaggcgcctgccaccacgcctggctaatttttgtatttttagtagagacagggtttcaccatattggccaggctggtctcgaactcctgacctcaggtgatccacccacctcagcctcccaaagtgctgggattacaggcatgagccaccacgcctggtgtatgtcttatttttaagGACATTCTCTGAGATACTTTATGGCTTTGATgttctttcactttattttactttttaatcaagCAAAGAATGCCTGTGAGAGTTTGCTATGGTGCTGTTATGGGGGCAGAAAGAAGGTAGAGGCTGGAGGAATGTACAGAAAGGCTGTCTAAAGACCATAGTTTTCAATCTGTATCGTggataataaataatgaaaattatcaGCTATTCATTGTTCATCTAAAGTTTAGCTGATTTCTCCTTTTAATATCCTGgagatttttacatattttgttatcACTGAATTCGTAAGAGAAGAGCAAAATTAAACCACATGTGCTTCAGCTGTTTGTCATGGGATAGGTTGTGACCACTTCCCTTCTAGATTCTTGAACCATTCCTGTATCCTGAGTCCTGCTTCCCTCTCTGAATTTGCAGCAATGTTAATGAGCCACAGAAACTTTGACCTTTGAAGCTTGGAGTCACAGAGAAATTGACTATGGCAAGTATGGACTCAATGAATCGCTTGGGGTTACACAATCAGTACATGGCAGTGCCAGAACAAGAACCCCAAGTCCAGAGATCTTTCCTGCTCCTTTGCTCATTCTACTAAGATGCTTCTATCAGATACCTTCCACCAGTCTCTTCCACTTCTCCCCACCATACCCCTTGCCCAGTCTAATGCTTTCATGGAGCAGGCTTCAGGAGAATCAGCTGGTTTATTCCTATAGGGTTTCAGAACTCACCAGAAGAGAGACTGATGAGACACCCACAGAACAAGttcttccctctctctgctgAAGTGAATTCATCCTTGCCACTTTTATGTCTCATGACAGGCCCTGTGGTAGAGGGCAGTGATGCTGACTTTGTGTCTGAAAATTCTTCGGGGAGGTTTTAGTCTCCTGAGGTCCGTAATAACTAATGAGAATAAAGCCTGTGCTCTTTTAGCTGAAAAAGAACTTAGCAATCTGTTAGAGCAATTCTCTACTCCACTCAAAACATCTTCTAGTGATAGACAGGCAATCGCTATAAGAGAGGAGCTCATTACCTCCTAAGAGATTCTGGGTTTATGTGATATGATGACCAAGCCCATCAACTGAGGTGCAATCAGAAAGTGACTATTTTTACTTTCCTTGTCTCTTTAAATATGTTGAGTGGGgcttgttcttcttttttattcctggATGAAAACTGTGTTCTTTGCATTTTCTGGTCACATTCAGATAATAAAATATCTCCTGGTGAATAACTAGAAGGTTGAGTCTAGAATAATAGTCAAACTTTCCAGCATTCAGAGCTACATCCTTTCTTCTTTCATCCTTCATGTGCTAACTCTGGTTTTTGGCTTCTCCtcccagaaagagagagatgggggaatggaAAGTTCACAATTAATTGGTGCTGCAGTTAGTTGTTATCATGTTAACTGGGTCTCTTAAATGTATAAAGCTGACTCTTTCTTACAGTTACTTTGATAGGTTATTCTTAGAAGcttcttctcattttttccttgTTCTCCACTTAGTTTAAGCTAATATATCTTTATTCTGTGTGGTTGCTTATAACTCCTTCCACAACCTAGATTGCCCTTGTGGAATCTTGGAGTCTTTTGGATAGGATATAAGACAACACTGTGCCATCTCTCTCTAGCTTGTACCCCATTCAAGAAATGGTCAGGCTTTTACAACAAATGCCCTACCTCAATGCAATAATAGTCTCTCCTTCAATGTTGCTATCAGAGCAGAAAAGTACGTTTATCaatgttaatttattcatttagatTAACATCTACTGGGTGTGGATCATATTAAGTGATTTTGTTGGCTTCACACGGATCAGTCACAATCTAACCTAGGAACAAAAATTAGGGTTCAGTTACGATCTGGTCAGAATATAAGAAACACACCAGCTCTTTTAattgagaaaaattaatgaattgtTAACCAAATATTGGCGAACACACAAGACAAAAAGGGAATATGAAAGTATCATTGTAGGCAGCAACTTTAGGACATAGCTTCTAAGCCTAGGACTGGAGGAACAAAGGTAGGAATTTGGCACGATTAAACCTTACAAATTTGAAACAGGAGTGCTGCAAAGCTGAAACTCAGACTTTGAAGAGTGGTCACTGTTTAGGTGATTCTGGGGTCTCAAGAATTCAGAAGAGAGGTTCCCTATGACTAGGACTTACTCCTCTGAGATGGGGGTTGAGGGGAGACTTATCTGGCTAATTCTGAGGTCTTTAAGAGGCCATGGTAAGGCTGGTTCTAGAAGTGTTGGAAAGCTTCAAAATATAACCAACTAAGGCCACTGGAATTGACCACTAGTACTTGGGTGAAGAAGTGCCACTGGGGAAAGAGCAACAGAAAGGAAGTAGGGTACAATTTCCTtcttcctgccccagcttcctaaTGCCCCGTATTTGTAGATCTTGGGAGCTGGTTGGCAAAGGAGGAATGCAGTTTGCAGAGGCTCAATCCCAATATCACAAAAAATGGTATAGAAGATAGGGGATTGAGACTGAGCGGTGATAACATAATAATAAGTACaaaaaactgaatatatttaaTCCTGGAAATTATTTATACAGATTGCAAAAGAAATGAGGAACTGACCAGCAGATAGTAACATAGTCCAGAGATTTGTAGCAGCAGGAAGCTACTACCACCTATAGACTGGAAAGCCACAGGTGGGGTTACTAGAACTACAGCCAAAGTGAGCCCAACCAGTGGAAGCTGGAACCATAGAAGAGATGCAGCTCACACTAGAGACTCTGCCTGAGGCAGGGGAGTGGAGTGAGAGATACCTTGCATCTGTCAGTGCTTCCCAACCAGCTCTATCCATCATATTCTTCAAGTAATGATTGGATAAGTGTGATATAAAGAGTCACAGAAGAGTCAGGAGTGGACTTGAGGGTAAACAGGCTTAGCCTTGGTACAGAACAGAAGCACATTTTGTTAGCCTCATTCTTATTGTATTATTATCATTGTAAGATACATGATCTCCTAGGGGCTTTCATTTTCATGGTCAGCACCATGCAAAGCATCAACTCGTTGTAGTCCATGAAAGATGAAAGTAATTGACATTTTAGAGTTCTAGGGAGTAGAGATTCTGTTGTACAAAATGAATCTTCTCCCTTAAAGCCAGATGCCTAGATTTCTCTGGGAACTACTTCTGGCAGGTACACTATCAAACACGATTTATATCCCTATGTCCCTAAAACCTTACCCACTGAAGTAGGATCAATGCCTCTTTTCTTCACAACACTCTTCAGTTCTGCCATGAAGGCAGTGATCACACTATAGTTGGCTCTGCATGTTTCTGTGGCATCCACTGGAGAGAGAGACCTGTGGGGGAAGAAATAGATGTCCCTAGAATGGGATATAGGCATGGCAGGGAATGTTTATTTGTTGAACATAAGTAGTTAATCATTGGCAAAATAGCTTCAACTGAAAAATTTGATTCTTTAGTCATATAAAAATATCAGTTATGTCAAATACATAAAATCCCATAACATGCTAAATACTGAGTTGATATAAAAGATGCTCGGGGTTAGTTTAAAGGACATCGATATCACTTGTATTAGTTTGAATTTTCACTGGTGTTTTGAACATGGCATAATAGACTATGTCTTACTTCAtccttttttcattaaaaatttcccaacattttattatgaaaaatttcaaacacagaAAACTTGAAAGAATTTCACAGTGAGTACCAGCATACTTATGACGTAAATTCTAccatgaatattttattatgcttgatttcttttctttttaaattttattattattatactttaagttttagggtacatgtgcacaacgtgcaggtttgttacatatgtatacatgtgccatgttggcgtgctgcacccattaactcgtcatttaacattaggtatatctcctaatgctatccctcccccctccccccgccccacaacagtccccggagtgtgatgttccccttcctgtgtccatgtgttctcattgttcaattcccacctatgagtgagaacatgcggtgtttggttttttgtccttgcgatagtttgctgagaatgatggtttccagtttcatccatgtccttacaaaggacatgaactcatccttttttatggctgcatgtattccatggtgtatatgtgccacattttcttaatccagtctatcattgttggatatttgggttggttccaagtctttgttattgtgaatagtgccgcaataaacatacgtgcgcatgtgtctttatagcagcatgatttataatcttttgggtaaggttctttgatttctttcaaacATATACTGCACAAGTCTTACATGCATACTAGataagttttgataaatgcatTGGCTTTGTCGTGAAATATGTTTATAACATATTTCTAGGTAGGGCTTGGAGGTACATTTAGCCTTTTAGATGGATtcgtttttaaatatttatgttcttTGCAAGGGCAGGTGCTGCGTCTTTATTGGTCTGTATACTATCAGTGCTGATAATAATATCTAGACTAAAATGTTGctcaaaaatctgtttttatctGTTTGGTTGGTGGAAATAAACTGGTTATAATTTTTAGGTTCCATATAGTGATGGAGTAAAAGGAGTGCTTGCATAAGAAATTTGTTATATGGATACTAGCATGCAtttgtacaaaaaatacataacacACTTAAATTCCACATACGAATCTGAATAAATGTGGAGATCTGAATTTGTTGGATATTTTATTGACTTGTTAATGAGAATGTGAATATgtatctgaaatatatatttttagctttGTAAGCAGGGGAatgtatttaaaacatatttgatcATTTCTTTAAGTATAAGTCTCTTTCATAGTCTTTTTCTAAGTTTTGTCTATAATTTACGTTGGTCTATATAATCAGTGTAAGAATACATGGATTATAGTGCGTGTTTGATGTGTCAATATATACAATTAGTGACTAGAGCACTGGGCAATTGAATTGCCTGAGCATATTTGTGTTTATCtgtttgtatgtatgtaaatTTGAATGAGGCAATGTGAATGTTAGTAAATAAATAGTTAAATAGGTCTAAGGGGGTATCTGTGAAGGTCTCAGGAGAGCTATGGCTATTTATGTTTCTGTGCCTACATGTATGCGTGTGTTTACATTCCCTGATCAAAGATGGATTAACACACTAATGATATGGATGATTACATCAGGGATAATTGTGCCAAGAAAGATATTCTCCTGGGAGCAATTCTCTTATGGCCCAACTCACTCTTCACTGATACCACCCTCCCAATTATTTCCATGgtccctcctcccaccacacACAAGCAAGCCTTGGCGTTCTGGAGGGCTCATAAATTTATAAGTCTTAGGAGAATGAGCTGATGCCACTGCCAGCTGGACCCACAGCATAGTATATCCAGCTACAAGGAAAGCATCTTCCATCCAGTGAGTGCTCCCTGCTTCACACTGCCCACCTGACCTCTTTAtctagattttattctaaattttaacACTTTTGCCAAAATTCCAGGCAGCCTTTAACCCTTATATCTCCCCTTCTAAATGTGAGCCAAATCTGATCCCTTTCAAAATCCAGGATCACAGACACCTGATGCCAGTTTTCCACCTAAAAACCATAATGCCAAACCACATATCATTGAGTTAAGGCACTGCTGCATCATTTATAGATTTTTGTCTCAAGGATATTTTATACTTCTTATTTAAAAGCCTACAATTTGAATTTTTGCCTTTGATACCTGACTTGTGTGTGTACAGCTGGAGAAAAGTTACAGAACCAAATGAACTGAAGTCATTTAACAATGTTGTTGTCAATCTTAGCTGGATTTTCAGTATTGTGTATGtcagcatatatgtatgtatatgggaAAATAATTGGTGGAGATATTATTGTGGTTTTGTTAATGCTGATGCATTTgtgacactgtgtgtgtgtgtaaatgtttaTTCAGGAGGGCTTAAAAATAAgggaatatttgaaatatattgcaTAATCCCAATGAGTCTTCCTAAGTTGTTGCATGACAGTATTTTGTGTGAGTGAGGGAGTGTTTGAtagtttatgtgtatgtgtgggtatGAGATAGTGCCTATAAATACCTGGGTGTATAAGTATGAgtgtaaaaattatatttttcggGTACCTTTGAgtgactgtgtgtgtgagtgtgtgtgtgctcatgATATTCTGTGCATTGCTTGTGTCTCTCCACCTTCTTGACCTTCCTTCCAAGATAGGTCACATTTAGGAAGTTTTCATGGACACTCCTGTggacaaagcaaagaaaaaatgttgtgggggtggtggtggggaatTTTCTCCATGGAGGAAAAGTTTTGAAAGTTGCTTTGTAGACTGATGGAAATCtgcaaaatagataaaatattacCTTCTAGACTACCTCAATTTGCATGCCAGTGGTTACAGACAGTGGGGTAAACCTATCTTGTGGATGAATTCTTAGAagagtctttttatttcttcatgactCAGAGAAAATCttgcagcaaagaaaaaaaaaaaacagatctgaACAGGCTAGATCTAAAAAGACCTCTTAGAGACATGGACTTTAAACATGGGTTTAGGGGAAGAGAGGTTTAGCAAGGAGAGTAACCCATAAGGAGAAAATACTACTCATTAAGTGGATGCTTTGCCTTTTCAttgggaggagagagaaaccaAAGGAACAGATGAATCTCTTCTCACTACCTATATATATTTGGGATTATGACTGATATCTCGATATTATCCAGCACCTTGTCACCATCTAATTTCACTCTGTTTATGAGGAGTGGTAGGAATAAAATGGGAactctaaaatgagaaaaataataaaagagacaTTATGCTAAAATTCCAGAATGGAGGTTTAATTTTGAGATATCAAATACCATGAAAATATAGTAGAAGAGCTATTTTAAATAAAggttgagatgaagtctcttaTGGTGTGACTTCTCAGTTTGCATCATTCTGACTATTGTTTATTTTGCCTGAAGTTAGGCTGaggctgcttaaaaaaaaaagacagaaaagataaTTCAGTAaagaaggcagagaaggagaAGCCAAGGAAGAAATACAATTGTGGACAAATAGTACCCTTGAATGGAGAAGGTGGTTCTAAAAAGGTGAGTTAAAAACAGTGTTAACTGTAGCAGGAAAATCAAGTGAATTAGGAGAGAGAATGTTTTCATTAGATTCAGAGACAAAGAGGTCACTTGGTGACCATAGAGAAATTTGTTTCAACTCAGAGGAGGGGTGAGTGTGGAAGCCACAGTATAATGAATTGAGCAGTGATAGAGGGTAACATAAGTAAGATTGAATCTCGACATTGAAGATCTCAGAAACAAGCTGGAGAAGCAGGCAaacaactaaaaaataataatgataaaatacaaGCTCCTATCTTCAGGTACCTGGAGAGAcaatttttcaagaaatttggTTAAGAATTGGGAAAAGGTCATAGAGTGGTGGGTAGAGAAGAATGTTATTGCATCTTTATGATGGAATAGTCTTGCACACACTTATTGTCTGAAGGAAAAGAGGCAGAAAGGGAGAGAATGAATATGCACTGGATTAGTGAAAAAGGCTCTGAAGGAGTGACAAGAAATGAAATCCTGAAGGTGGAGAGCCTGTCTTTGGAGGAGAGAAATCTCTTTCTCAGAAAGTAGAGGTTAAGAATGAATAAAAGTGTgtataagtttaaaattttgctaATGGTTAATAATTCTCTTTTTATTCCCATAAAATACTTTCTTCTTTGGTTTTATCCAGCTGCATACCTGGTTTGATTGTAGAATTTATTAAACGTTGGAGTTTACTATGTGAATGTGAAAGAGAGGTAAAGAGGAGATGAAAATACCAGTTTTAGTGTGGGTGAGTAGTTCAGGAGAAAAGTGAGGAAGAAGAGTTCATAGACCAGAGGAAAATGGAATCGTGGAGACTCAAGAGCAAGTGCATGGGTATGAGAAGGTTGGAAGGTAGAAACCTATAGTAAGGATATGAAAACAGTAAATTTAGGATTTCAGAGATAGAAAAGTTTTTGGCTATGACAAGTTCAGGGGCAGCCATTGGgattgggaggctggggtgaaaTCTGAGTACAGgttattgaatctgtaaatttataATAGTAGATGTTCCATCTGTGCTATCTACCAAAGACTTTCCAAAGCCTAGGatgcattttctctttctggTCTACCAGGAACAATTGTTAATGTTGTCTCCTATTATGCCTTGCTGTGTTATGGGCACTCATTTGATCATCAAACCACAGAGTTTCTACTATGGCCTAGATAGTGAGCAGGGCCCTGGTGGTACACAAACGATTAGAACCCAATTGCTTCCTTAAAGAGATTAGTGTCTTACTGGGAAGGCAGGAATACAGGCAATCATTTTCAATCTATGACCTTTTGTTGGAGACAGGATATCTGAAAGAAAGTGAAGAAGTTTCCCAACACACCCTCTTGGGTCCATTCCCCATCTATATTCTCCCACCATGCTGGGTCTCAATGGCACCCCCTTCCAGCCAGCAACACTCCAGCTGACGGGCATTCCTGGGATACAAACAGGCCTCACCTGGGTTGCCCTGATTTTCTGCATCCTCTACATGATCTCCATTGTAGGTAACCTCAGCATTCTCACTCTGGTGTTTTGGGAGCCTGCTCTGCATCAGCCCATGTACTACTTCCTCTCTATGCTCGCTCTCAATGATCTGGGAGTGTCCCTTTCTACACTTCCCACTGTgatttctactttctgcttcaaCTACAACCATGTTGGGTTTAATGCTTGCCTGGTCCAGATGTTCTTCATCCACACTTTCTCCTTCATGGAGTCAGGCATACTGCTGGCCATGAGCTTGGATCGCTTTGTGGCTATTTGTTATCCACTACACTATGTCACTGTGCTCACTCACAACCATATATTGGCTATGGGTCTGGGCATCCTTACCAAGAGTTTCACCactctcttccctttcccttttctggTGAAACGACTGCCCTTCTGCAAAGGGAATGTTTTGCATCACTCCTACTGTCTCCATCCAGATCTCATGAAAGTAGCATGTGGAGACATCCATGTTAACAACATTTGTGGGCTCTTTGTGATCATTTTCACCTATGGTGTGGACTCAGTTTTCATCTTGCTTTCCTACGCATTAATCCTGAAAGCCGTGCTGGTCATTGTATCCCGGGAACAGCGGCTCAAGGTACTCAACACCTGCATGTCACACATCTGTGCAGTGCTGACCTTTTATGTGCCCGTAATTGCTGTCTCCATGATTCATCACTTCTGGAAAAGTGCTCCACCTGTTGTTCATGTCATGATGTCCAATGTCTACCTGTTTGTACCACCCATGCTCAACCCTATCATCTACAGTGTGAAAACCAAGGAGATCCGCAAAGGGATTCTCAAGTTCTTCCATAAATCCCAGGCCTGAGGAAGGCTGAAGTCCCCAAAAGCTCCTTTGGAGGAAGGATTGGGACATGTTAACAACTTAAGGAATGCTAAAGTAAGGATGAAGAGGACCCAGGATCTTGATAGTAGTGAATGTAtcactaataaaataatatttgactaTAAAATGGCATACATATTTATTCAACACTTATGTGAAAATTATTGTGCTAGTTGCTACTAAGCATGTTATAATGGTGAGTATGAAATATTGTCAAGTAACCAGATAGACAtgtgaagagaaaatataaaaaagagccACAGGTATCCTGAAAAATGCTTGTTTGACATATATGGGAATAATGAAGTTCGGCAGGGCAAACAGAATTTAGCAAAAATAATTCTGCTTCTGCCCA
Protein-coding sequences here:
- the LOC129484522 gene encoding olfactory receptor 51I2, producing the protein MGLLNVTHPAFFLLTGIPGLESSHSWLAGTLCVMYAVALAGNTVILQAVRVEPSLHEPMYYFLSMLSFSDVAISMATLPTVLRTFCLNARNIAFDACLIQMFLIHFFSMMESGILLAMSFDRYVAICDPLCYATVLTTEVIAAMGLGAAARSFITLFPLPFLIKRLPICKSNVLSHSYCLHPDMMRLACADITINSIYRFFVLVSTFGMDLFFIFLSYVLILHSVMAIASHEERLKALNTCVSHILAVLAFYVPMIGVSTVHRFGKHVPCYIHVLMSNVYLFVPPVLNPLIYSAKTKEIRRAIFRMFHHIKI
- the LOC129484518 gene encoding olfactory receptor 51I1, with amino-acid sequence MLGLNGTPFQPATLQLTGIPGIQTGLTWVALIFCILYMISIVGNLSILTLVFWEPALHQPMYYFLSMLALNDLGVSLSTLPTVISTFCFNYNHVGFNACLVQMFFIHTFSFMESGILLAMSLDRFVAICYPLHYVTVLTHNHILAMGLGILTKSFTTLFPFPFLVKRLPFCKGNVLHHSYCLHPDLMKVACGDIHVNNICGLFVIIFTYGVDSVFILLSYALILKAVLVIVSREQRLKVLNTCMSHICAVLTFYVPVIAVSMIHHFWKSAPPVVHVMMSNVYLFVPPMLNPIIYSVKTKEIRKGILKFFHKSQA